The Salvelinus alpinus chromosome 25, SLU_Salpinus.1, whole genome shotgun sequence genomic sequence taggatttcagatgggcagggactctgctgtgctagcttcagggggaagctggttcttccattggggtgccaggacagagaagagcttggtcTGGGTGGGAGAgctaagagacacacacacacacacggacatggacacacacacttactccctGCCTCCGGTCAACActgagtgtgtgtgggagggttTTGAGGATGCAGAACTAGAGGTTTTATGGGGGGAGTTGTGTtgatgctgccccccccccccccccacacacacacacacaaacacacaggtgcGTGGGCTGAGGAAAACCTCTGATGTTGTAGCCATACTCAGAAGCTTGTGCCTTCAGGACAGAACTACAGTATATTAATTAGAGTTCTGTGTCCCTCTGTAGACATGAGGAACAGTTGGGCTCACATGCTCCAGATACTGTTTTTCAAAGTAGTTattcactttattttttttatttttatttttttacatttacctcATTTGATGTACTGTCTGAATGTTgactttttaaaactttttttcttTGCATATTTCAACCTTTAATTTCAGCTCCTTACTTTTGTGTTTCTCTTGCAGGAGAGGTCTTTGACTACCTTGTTGCACACGGAAGGATGAAAGAAAAAGAGGCCAGGGCTAAATTTAGACAGGTAAGTACAGGACTTTTCCCGCAGTGTGCTGGATTCACACCCTGCCTGCCTGGCCATACGTCACAAGTCAGTGTCCTGACCCACCCAGGGTAGACTGCTGTCACTGTGGAGTGACACAGAGCTCCCCTCGTCTCTTATCTCTCTGGCACTGACGGTGAAACACTGGGGGTGtgctgcctacacacacacagtgctctgCAGTGGAAGGACAGGCACACTCAGAAATGTCTAGGCTATAGCTTCCTACTTCCCTAGTCTCACTGCAGGTTCATCTTACTGCAGAGTTTCACTGGGGGCACGGATACACTGATACATCTAGAGCAGATGCTCacacaggaagagaggagacacagtTTTCTCCCAGCTAGAGATGTCATGTCTACACCTTGTGGCTGAGATACTCTGTGTCTCTAGCTGTATATTCTCACTCTACACCACATCTCCTCACCACATCCTTCACccggggggaggggtgtgtgaaaACATTGTCAGGTGGAAgtctgtaactgtctgtctatctgtctgtttctatgtAGATCGTATCTGCTGTGCAGTACTGCCACCAGAAGCACATTGTCCATAGAGACCTGAAGGTAAGGAACCAGTGAGGGCCTGGCTGGGGGAGGGGTGAAGGGGGTGTatgtgggggagaggaggatgaagtcAGGTGGCTGGAGGCAGGCTTTTTACCTGCTCACATGTTCTCCGCTGCACAATATACTCACGTAAAGCAAGCATTCCATTTAGCCAGCCTATGTTATGCTGCCACGTGTAGAATAAATATTGATGCTCCTGTATTTTAATCTCGGTTAGCGTGAGTGGGTCGACCTCGGTGGGAGTGACTCTGTTCAGAgttcccatctcctctcctctggcgTCAGCCGCGTGTCCGCACTCTGCTTCCTCTGTAGAGCTTCATGAATGATCCATGAGGACAGAGATGTGAGAGCAGAGAGCAGCCATCTCcaccctgtgtgtttgtgtcactggggagaggaggaaacacagtTAAACTTTAAACACGACACTAACTTTGACTTGCAGAGCACTTTGTTTTTGTGGGGGGGTGTTCTGTAAAGGGCCCTCTTCAGGCATCAGTTGATCTTTTTGTGCCTCTGACATCTCTATATCTTATTGGAACTCTACTGTTATCATGAGTCTTTGAGTTATTCAAGTATTTGCTTTTACCTGTGACCCAGGTGGTCTGTTACCTACATCTATTATATTTCACTGCTATCTCTCACCTCATCCTTActtccattttctctctcttccctcctgtgTCTCTAGGCAGAGAACCTGCTGCTGGATGCAGACATGAACATTAAGATAGCAGACTTTGGTTTCAGTAATGAGTTCACCCTGGGGAACAAGCTGGACACGTTCTGTGGCTCCCCACCCTACGCCGCCCCAGAGCTGTTCCAGGGGAAGAAGTACGACGGGCCCGAGGTGGACGTCTGGAGCCTAGGGGTCATCCTTTACACACTGGTCAGCGGCTCGCTGCCCTTCGATGGGCAGAACCTCAAGGTCTGCAAAAATACTATCGCAAAAATACTTCCATCCTCAGTTCCTTTGTCATTGGGAGATTCATAGTCAATTAAACATATGGGTAAAATTTTAGATGAACAAGAACTCACAATTTCAGCGATGTCCTCATTGCCTGTCTCATtcactctttctccctgtctgtctctctgtaggagCTTAGGGAGCGGGTTCTGAGGGGGAAATATCGTATTCCCTTCTACATGTCCACAGACTGCGAGAACCTTCTCAAGCGCTTCCTGGTGCTCAACCCGGCCAAGCGGGGGACTTTCGAGGTGAGGGACGACAGCGAAAATGTAAATATTCGACACTTCTTTATTCACTCCGCCATGGCACTCCAGAGCATTTCTTTCCACccgccatctctccatccatccaccactCCTCGGCCTGGCATCTGCTCGACACTCTCTTTTTGTGCTGATTTCATattctccctttatctctctccgcTGTTGGCACAATACATAATTCATGATCACTCTTATTTTTATCCTTTTTGTTTCTGAGAACAACACAGACATTGTCTTAGTTTCTGTGTTCACATTGTGCGTGCTAGAATCCATCCTCATCCCTCTTGTCACCAGATGTTCAGATTAGCTATAACCTTGCATTGAAAGATGTCATTTAGAATAGGTGTCGGCCTCGTGGTTGTACGTTTCCTATTATCTTGTAAACCCGTCGTACACGACGGTCCTATTGATTGGCGAGTTTGTTTGAAAATGACATTATACAGACTTTAAATGGCGATTCTGCTTTCAAACAGTGGAGCATTTCTTAGAATCAAAATCTCTATCCAATCTTTTTCAAGCAAACCACAATTCACTTGATTTGAGTTCAATGATGTGAAAGTGAATTTAAGAGGTTTCCTATTGTTACACACATCCCCCTGCATCCATGTATACGTATGACTGATCATGATGTTAAAACCCTGAACTAAGAGgaccctggcctgtattacaaggactattttctttttctttcagCAAATCATGAAGGACCGCTGGATCAACGTGGGATCGGAGGAGGACGAGCTTACGGCTTTTGTAGAACCAGAACAGGACATCACGGATCAGAAGAGAATAGGTACTAAACAGGAGAAAAACTGCTCTTGTTATTGCGCTTCAGAAACTCAAGTGTGTAGGCAGCAGCAACACTGCAACAGAATCACTCTCAGTATTTAAACACTTTGAAAAGAAAAAGAAGAGATGCAGCATAAAAGCAGCCCTGTTTCTGCGAGAGCCCCTGAGAGAGGGTGAGAcacatgagacagagagagagcctcCACATCCTGCCCTGGATAAAAGCACTACAgcgggagagggaggggtagagagggcgTATGCTCTGAAAGATGTCCTCTGGAGTGTGGGGGTATTGCATAATAGCAGCTGGGATCTCTGTCAGAGCACATGTGTTAGAGGGAGATGCCAGTCACCTAgcgcaaagagagaaagagaggggggagattggATGGAGCACATGTTTCACTGAGGGCTCTGTAGTCTAGTGGAGGGAGATCACATGTTTCACTGAGGGCTCTGTAGTCTAGTGGAGAGAGATCACATGTTTCACTGAGGGCTCTGTAGTCTAGTGGAGAGAGATCACAAGTTTCACTGAGGGCTCTGTAGTCTAGTGGAGAGAGATCACATGTTTCACTGAGGGCTCTGTAGTCTAGTGGAGAGAGATCACATGTTTCACTGAGGGCTCTGTACTCTAGTGGAGAGAGATCACATGTTTCACTGAGGGCTCTGTAGTCTAGTGGAGAGAGATCACATGTTTCACTGAGGGCTCTGTAGTCTAGTGGAGAGAGATCACATGTTTCACTGAGGGCTCTGTAGTCTAGTGGAGAGAGATCACATGTTTCACTGAGGGCTCTGTAGTCTAGTGGAGAGAGATCACATATTTCACTGAAGGCTCTGCAGTCTAGTGGAGAGAGATCACATGTTTCACTGAGGGCTCTGTAGTCTAGTGGAGAGAGATCACATGTTTCACTGAGGGCTCTGTACTCTAGTGGGGAGAGATCATGTTTCAGGGGGCTTCCGATCTCTTTCACCCAGTCGAACGAAAAACTCCTCAGTGGGCTTAGTGAAGCCTTATCTTCCAAAACAAATTGaatggatagatagagagaaggatggatagatggagagaaggatggatagatggagagaaggatggatagatggagagaagggtggatagatggagagaaggatggatagatggagagaaggatggatagatggagagaaggatggatagatggagagaagggtggatagatggagagaaggatggatagatggagagaagggtggatagatggagagaaggatggatagatggagagaagaatggatagatggagagaaggatggatagatggagagaagggtggatagaaagagagaaggatgcAGAGATAGAGGGAACTGATGTATTATGGGAGCTGATGTATGATGGAACTACAGCTACGGGATCTTCCCCACCTGGCATGCTCCTCTCAACGTGATGCGAGCAACACAGCGGGGGAGGAAGTGATAGGTCGGGAGGCAGTGGAAGATGGGGGGGAGTGATTGGTTGGAAGGCAGCGGGGGTGGCAGTGATTGGTTGGGAGGCCTGTGTGTTacccactcctcccctccccccagcACTTTTCCTCCTCTGCTGATGGATAGggcgagagggaggaggggtgataaCACCTGAGCTGGAATGCAATGCTGACTCACTCATGATGAGGTTTCTGCTGCATTTAATAAGTGGTGGATTCGCTCTTGTCGTTATGGTGGAATAGGAAGATATAAATACACCATTGCTTTAAATGAGTCAGAGGACAAAGTGTGCATAATTGCTTATGAATTTTGTATTAACTATGTAGAACACACTAAGGATGTGGGCTGTTTTTGGTTGCTGACACTTGTGAATAAAGATCTTTCTGGTATTACGTTTGTTAACATTTTGGGTTGCAGGATTGGGGTCAATTTCATTAAATGAATAGTCCCTGAAAATAATAAAGTTGTTGACAATGGTTGTAGAGGTGAGGGCTGTGTATGTGAACCCATGTCTCTGTACTGTTCCAGATGTAATGGTGGGGATGGGCTTCTCTCCAGAGGACATCCAGGAGTCTCTGGCCAAGATGAAGTATGATGAGATTACTGCCACCTACCTGCTGCTGGGGAGGAAGTCTTCTGAGGTCAGAGCAACACCATAGATAGTTGTTGATATCTTCATTCTAGTGCAGAGTATATCCAGAGTCCAGTCTTTTTAACGTGTGTTCTTGTGACCTTTGACCCCTAGCTGGAGCCCAGTGAGTCAACCTCCAGTAGCAACCTGTCCCTGGCTAAGCCCCGGCCCACCAGCGAGCTCAATGGCCAGTCTCCCTCCCACCTCAAAGTCCAGCGGAGCATCTCCTCCAACCAGAAACAGAGACGCTATAGTGACCAGGGTGAGACACTCACAAACATTTAGAGGCAATTCTCATCTTTGACTCATGCTTTTTAGCTTAAATGTGAGACTAAAGATATTCAGTTCTATGTAGGCCAGTAATGTTTCTTTCTATATCCTTTTACTATTTCTTcctcgttttctctctcttctccagtgggtcagaatgtTCCCCAAGGGTCCGGATACCCCAAGAGGAGCCAGACCAGCACGGTCGAAAACAACATcaaagaggagggaggggtgcAGCTCCGCAAACCCAATACCCCCGGGGGGCGCAGTGTCCCCCCCTCCAGCCCCCTGCTGGGGAACGCCAACAACCCCAACAAGGCTGATATTCCCAATGGCAAGAAGGGTGCTACCCCCGTCTCCAACGTGAGTGTCTGCTATTCCATTCAATTAGCGATTCTAGAACATATTATGACACTTGAAGTGTGGATGAATCCCTCATTCTGATTTGATGATGTGTGCTGAATCAGCGTTTCTGTACCACCCTGCAGAATAACACTGGCTCTGGCGGGATGACGAGGAGAAATACGTACGTGTGCAGCGACAAGAACGCTACGGACCGTCTCTCTGTCATTCCCAATGGGAAGGAGAAAAGGTAAGGAACAGGCCGGAATGTTGCTGTGTTCACTGGCTGCCTGAACTAAACCCCTAGTGGCCCCTTTCACAGGAACCCTCCACATGGCATCAGCATTCAACACAGCACCTTCACTGTCCATCCCCCCAAGGGCACAGAGGAGAGAACTATGTGTAGGAATACTGTTATTATTGAGAGAAGTTATTAAAGAAAAACACAACAAGGCCTTTAGGGGAGAAATATCATCAATTTCTTGCTCTTCTTTTACTTGCCTTTCTTGGTTCCCTTTTTCTTCTCTTCTATCTATCTGGTTACCTCTTGGTCTGGTTGTGTCCCAGTATAACTGAGATGTCTGCCTGTGTGACGAGTAGTCCGTTCTCTGGCTTTGCCCACGTGTTGGCTGGCTCGTCCACCTCGGTCCAGCTGAGGTACCAggcctctggccctctctctgcctgcccctCAGACTCAGACTGGGCCACGCTGCCCCACTCCCACTGCACTCTGGACTTCTACAGGCCCAAGTAAGACGGCAGGCAGGGCCTCCAACTGTCTGTTTGATTTCTCCCCTCCCACGTGTAGACCACCTATTTCACTTTCTCAGGCCCTCTCTAACCCACGCAACGGCCCCACATCGACATCCATCCCTTTTATGGGCTATCTCTAACCGTTGTGATGatgacatctctccctctctgtaacctcTTATAGGAGACAACCGCACCCTTTATTATACACACAACTCTGTTCCCTAATCTCTCCATCCTCTGCTTGGACCTTGGAGCTTTGGTCTGACCCTGGTCTTGCCCTGGTATGGcactgggcccggtttcccaaaagcatcttcattaacgttgcacttgaaaacgctCGTAATGTAACGCCTGCCTAATGACCACTTGTAGGACAGCTAAGTGCGTCGTTAGATGTTTTTTTCCCTCCCGTGTCACTTTATACACAAaagatctccgctaaacatagaatcacatggtttatcTTTCTTTCTGTGACCACAGATAACTTAgaacaaagttgccaatgtctttgcaattgatacaaacaagcgATATATGAAaagatgcttcaaatgaaaaccgagatgactgcatcaaattataaatacagtaggctagaggtcgaccgattatgatttttcatcgccgataccgataccgattattgggggaccaaaaaaagccgataccgattaatcggtaaatttaatttttttttttgtaataatgacaattacaacaatactgaatgaacacttatgtCACGCTCGTCGTAACGTTGaagaatgcccacacagatcacaccctgaccaatcaaaacataaaacatacaaagcaaactctggtcaggccgtgacagtacccctcccccaaggtgcggactccggccgcaaaacctgaacctataggggagggtctgggtgggcatctatccgcggtggcggctctggcgctggacgtggcccccactccaccatagtcaatcccctctTCCGTGGCCTCCTAGGAATGGTGACCCTCCTAAATGACCCCACTccactgaggggcagctccggactgaggggcagctccggactgaggggcagctccggactgaggggcagctcatgactgaggagtagctcatgactgaggagtagctcatgactgaggggtagctcatgactgaggggtagctcatgactgaggggtagctcatgactgaggggtagctcatgactggcgggcggctctggcggctcctgactggcgggcgattctggcggctcctgactggcgggcggctctggcggctcctgactggcgggcggctctggcggctcctgactggcgggcggctctggcggctcctgactgacgggcggctcaggacagacgggcggctcaggcttgccgaggcgcactgtaggcctggtgcgtggtgccggaactggtggtaccggactggggacacgcaccactgggcgagtgcggggagcaggaacagggcatactggaccctggaggcgcacagtaggcctggtgcgtggtgccagaactggtggtaccggactggggacacgcaccactgggcgagtgcggggaggaggaacagggcttacagggctctggagacgcgcaggaagcctggtgcgtggtgttggcactggtggtactgggctgaggacacgcacctcaaggcgagtgcggggcgCCGGCACCGGAGGGCTGGTACGTGGTGCTGCCACAGGAGAGCAAgtacgtggggctgccacaggagagctggtgcgctgagctggcacaggacgtgcagggctagggaggcgcacaggaggcctggtgcgtggggctggcacagtcttcaccagacggctaacacgcacctcaggacgagtatggagagctgactcaggtgacatcaaatccccgacacgctccgtcgggcggatgtcgtgcctcatgcaccaaaccagcaaatccctaatttctctctcctccaatttccccattaaaTCCTTCACAGTCTCTGCTTCACTCACCCTGCTCACCTCCAACTCCACCCCGACTGGATCCGGTTCCATCCTCGGCTcctcacggtaagcacggggagctggctcaagtctcctacttgacccagctacactccccgtgtccccccccccccccccaataaattgttggggctgcctctcgggtttccagccgCGCTTTCGTGCATCCTCCTCATAacgccgcctctcggctttcgctgcctccagctctgccttggggcggcaATATTCACCCGGCTGTACCCCGGGTCCTTTTCCGTctaatatctcctcccaagtccattgttccacaaagcgctgttcctctctttcacgctgcttggtcctttgatggtgggttattctgtcacgctcgtcgtaacgttgaagagaggaggaccaaggcgcagcgtgaaatgaatacattctcttatttaatgaaacgaagaacacttaaacaaacttacaaaacaacaaacaaacgtgacgctatataataaacaagtgcagacacaggcaacttacacatagacatagacaataacccacaacccacaatacaaaacaggctacctaaatatggttcccaatcagagacaacgcaaaacacctgtctctgattgagaaccatatcaggccaaacacagaaatagacaaaccagacaaacaacatagaatgcccacacagatcacaccctgaccaaccaaaacataaaacatacaaaacaaactctggtcagggcgtgacaacttattttaacttaatataatacatcaataaaatcaatttagcctcaaataaataatgaaacatgttcaatttggtttaaataatgcaaaaacaaagtgttggagaagaaagtaaaagtgcaatatgtgccatgtaagaaagctaacgtttaagttccttgctcagaacatgagaacatatgaaagctggtggttccttttaacatgagtcttcaatattcccaggtaagaagttttaggttgtagttattatacgaattataggactatttctctctataccatttgtatttcattaacctttgactattggatgttcttataggcactttagtattgccagtgtaacagtatagcttccatccctctcctcgctcctatctgggctcgaaccaggaacacaacgacaacagccaccctcgaagcagcgttacccatgcagagcaaggggaagaactactccaagtctcagagcgagtgacatttgaaacgctattagcgcgcaccccgctaactagctagccatttcacatcggttacaccagcctaatctcgggagttgataggcttgaagcacagcgaagagcttctggcaaaacgcaggaaagtgctgtttgaatgaatgcttacgagcatgctgctgcctaccaccgctcagtcagacttaGTTAtcatcatagacttagttataacacaataacacacagaaatacgagtctTAGGTCATTAacatggtcgaatccggaaactatcatctcgaaaacaagttgtttattctttcagtgaaatacggaaccgttccgtattttatctaacgggtggcatccataagtctaaatattcctgttacatttcacaaccttcaatgttatgtcataattacgtaaaattctggcaaattaggcggcccaaactgttgcatatacactgactctgcgtgcaatgaacgcaagagaagtgacacaatttcacctggttaatattgcctgctaacctggatttcttttagctaaatatgcaggtttaaaaatatatacttctgtgtattgattttaagaaaggcattgatgtttatggttaggtacacattggagcaacgatacgcaccgcatcgattatatgcaacgcaggacacgctagtataagggatttgcgtcaattcaaatctggtatcaggacaaaatgtgattcagagtcaccgaatatactttaagtatttttattaaactcaagcgataaatggtaaatgtaattttcgtatatacgggttcactgtaacacctcgcagggtagaacagaaaactggcaggatgtaagtagctgttcttatactgtgatagacgtagttccaacccgtctgttggcctatcacagtataggctgagcgtggtttaaacttgctcagcctatcgccggcgctcaggctggtcccagcctcttggcgctccttggtgtccggcgctgttgctgtgtagattgcGCTCCCACATCCTAGAAACTGGGGCCAGACAGTTCTGTAACATTGTTtgagctatttgcacctgcatagaaagcatactgttctcgctcaaggttaaccacagcttctcagcacacttatctggggcaaaatgttacttccagcacacacacacagacacccaggcgcccaggccaacagttgctaatattcagtCACGTGATGTAGTATTGGGTTATAGCACAATAAACACAGATCCTCACAATTCCCCCTTTTTACACCCCTAAGGGGTGTAAATTAAAACAGAAACCATCAAGTTCAATGATCGATACATACATACCAGGTTGTTGATAAACCCAGGAACTTTAAACCTTTAATGACCATTCAGAACACGTTCTCAGTACCCTAGTAACATATTAGATAACATAGGGATTTTTAGGAGTCTCCCTTTTGACACCCCTAGGGTGTCACTCATTATCCTTTACTTCAGCGGTCACAGTATAGTAATATGTTAATAGTATTTCATGAAAATAGTAAAAcgttaattttttttaatttttatttttttaattttttaaccctttcacacgtaccatcacacgggtgtgatcgttctacagtggtccctgaggcgtacgatcacacccgtgtgattagaacactcatttagaacgctcgtttagaacggccagtttcgaatgacgcaacaatcagcgtttgagctggccacacttttttcagaaactatttacacaaacacagtccttacaaagttatgtccagaatgtgagcagtttattttttggattcaatgttcagatattcacagaagtatatatagcataacacaatcatcctaaccgggaaaatgtaggctacaatagtcctagcgctaactgaggaaagattgacccaacacaagcagtcatattttctaactctaggctgacataaactacaatatgaattagctaatagcaattactatgtataattaatcacatcacgggtgagctcaccattgatcgaaataattaggtaaaacactttatagaaatcgaaagtaatccgatgaTTAGTTTCAGCGTGCAGCCATGCAtttttcctcacagaaaccgaagataataagagaagacgagatgagtttggtctgtttatagtatgcatgttgaaggggtgtgtcatctaccgtcgttcacatcccaccattcatttccggaagtcctcaaaGAATTTGTGAACTCttacctcattttgttataacatctttggtcaaacagacgattacgtgaaacccagaatgcattgtatgtcaacaaacatggctacacagctggaattagcttagctcatcataatcagtacaaccttcaaaaaaattattttacacacataatatgtgcccattacaatctgtgcaagaatcggaatgcatgatttgtcacctagaattgaaaacatgtgaataaaaccgtaaatacacaaataattgccacacgaaacattttctgatagtgatttattgatacaagtggcgcgtgccggTAGTCAAACACGTACCCTCtcactctgagccattcagtgttgttgtttatgtatgtagatagtgagctaagctgtagcattagcaatgtctttcaaaaggagacaactcacaaatgtgaaaattctggagattttttaaaattctgacaatgagtctgcgtatgaaagtcaggaatcagattctgacagtgacagtgaggagctgccctccaaccttgtagccattgagaaccctgaatctgaatttcccttgtccactgacgaagtaccagttccctttgaagatgctggtggtgatggaggcagaccgacagtggatgaagtacaggagttctgtggtagctggaaggccaccagtcatttcatccctcctggccctgctgtttgctttgacgagtcccagtctggagtgcaacgccccttgccatttccaactgaggcagagtgcttcaagttgtttctgacagaggagctggtgggagacatagtagaggagaccaatcgctatgccttggagctacaggagaagagagagccaggagtgagggggaaactcgctaaatgggtgacaaccacaattagtgaaatgtataccttcctggtgacagtcctcctcatggggatagtaaagaagaactccctaagagaatactggagcacagatcctatgtttgcaactcccttctttgccaccctcttttcccaagaacgcttcctagttctgctgcgatgcctgcatttcgtcaacaatgctactgccatcttaagtgacccgttatacaaaataagaaatgttctaACCAGCCTGGCATCAGCATTTGGTCGGGTCTTTGTGCCATACAAGGACCTATGCATTGATGAGTCCCTGATGTTATGGAAAGGTAGGCTGGCGTTCCGTCAATATATTCCCTCCAAAAGGCACAGGTTTGGAGTCAAGTTCTTTGTCATGTGCGACGTGAAGACAGGATTTGTCCAGGATATTATAGTTTACACAGGGTCCACCACTGACATCAAACATTATGAGGGGCTTGGGGTGTCCGGGTCCGTAGTGATGACCATGCTGGCTCCTCATCTCGGCAAGGGACACACTTTGTACGTGGACAATTGGTACAGCAGTCCCACACTCTTCCAGCATCTGCTctccaacagcacaggggcctgtggcacagtcaggtcgaacaggaaggggatgccAGGATTCGGATGCAGGAAGAtgcagagaggggaggtggagttccagaagaatggtcaacagctggcagtaaagtggcatgacaaaagagatgtccatgtcctctccactgtccatacagcaaccatgtcggccacagggaaggtggatcacctgactggagagagaaagatcaaACCAGATTGTGTGCTCgacta encodes the following:
- the LOC139553479 gene encoding MAP/microtubule affinity-regulating kinase 3-like isoform X6, which produces MSTKTPLPTVNEKEAESHTSHSNGRQEVTTRSVRSGVRTRNSGADEQPHVGNYRLLKTIGKGNFAKVKLARHILTGREVAIKIIDKTQLNPNSLQKLFREVRIMKLLNHPNIVKLFEVIETERTLYLVMEYASGGEVFDYLVAHGRMKEKEARAKFRQIVSAVQYCHQKHIVHRDLKAENLLLDADMNIKIADFGFSNEFTLGNKLDTFCGSPPYAAPELFQGKKYDGPEVDVWSLGVILYTLVSGSLPFDGQNLKELRERVLRGKYRIPFYMSTDCENLLKRFLVLNPAKRGTFEVRDDSENQIMKDRWINVGSEEDELTAFVEPEQDITDQKRIDVMVGMGFSPEDIQESLAKMKYDEITATYLLLGRKSSELEPSESTSSSNLSLAKPRPTSELNGQSPSHLKVQRSISSNQKQRRYSDQVGQNVPQGSGYPKRSQTSTVENNIKEEGGVQLRKPNTPGGRSVPPSSPLLGNANNPNKADIPNGKKGATPVSNNNTGSGGMTRRNTYVCSDKNATDRLSVIPNGKEKSVAVSPGQRNPVVSTHSITSATTPDRLRFPRGTASRSTFHGGQLREHRTATYNGPPASPTLSDDDARLTQTRSRGSSNLFSKLTSKLTRRNMSFRFTKRVSTEFERNGRFEGSSRNVPGDQKGENKDSKPRSLRFTWSMRTTSSMEPCDIMEEIRKVLNANNCDFEQQECFLLLCVHGDGHAENLVQWEMEVCKLPRLSLNGVRFKRISGSSITFKNIASKVTNELKL
- the LOC139553479 gene encoding MAP/microtubule affinity-regulating kinase 3-like isoform X8; the encoded protein is MSYPHKNERVIWLNGIQIASTKMTGSPSMKRPPITIHTSHSNGRQEVTTRSVRSGVRTRNSGADEQPHVGNYRLLKTIGKGNFAKVKLARHILTGREVAIKIIDKTQLNPNSLQKLFREVRIMKLLNHPNIVKLFEVIETERTLYLVMEYASGGEVFDYLVAHGRMKEKEARAKFRQIVSAVQYCHQKHIVHRDLKAENLLLDADMNIKIADFGFSNEFTLGNKLDTFCGSPPYAAPELFQGKKYDGPEVDVWSLGVILYTLVSGSLPFDGQNLKELRERVLRGKYRIPFYMSTDCENLLKRFLVLNPAKRGTFEVRDDSENQIMKDRWINVGSEEDELTAFVEPEQDITDQKRIDVMVGMGFSPEDIQESLAKMKYDEITATYLLLGRKSSELEPSESTSSSNLSLAKPRPTSELNGQSPSHLKVQRSISSNQKQRRYSDQVGQNVPQGSGYPKRSQTSTVENNIKEEGGVQLRKPNTPGGRSVPPSSPLLGNANNPNKADIPNGKKGATPVSNNNTGSGGMTRRNTYVCSDKNATDRLSVIPNGKEKSVAVSPGQRNPVVSTHSITSATTPDRLRFPRGTASRSTFHGGQLREHRTATYNGPPASPTLSDDDARLTQTRSRGSSNLFSKLTSKLTRSRNVPGDQKGENKDSKPRSLRFTWSMRTTSSMEPCDIMEEIRKVLNANNCDFEQQECFLLLCVHGDGHAENLVQWEMEVCKLPRLSLNGVRFKRISGSSITFKNIASKVTNELKL